Proteins encoded within one genomic window of Microbacterium soli:
- a CDS encoding ABC transporter ATP-binding protein: MNRRSTSQRSDGRRKALIGETPVSGGFHPRDERTGEPEGESIAPLLRVGSLTVTFGFGAHAAVRGVSFDVKAGERVAIVGESGSGKSTVCNAIAGFLRDDGTSIDAAVLEFEGKDLRGRRRTHIPVRTPGMTMVFQDAMTSLDPVWTIRNQLKSAIVSGGGVRRRDWLPVAEEALRRVGLTDVERILRARPYELSGGMRQRVMLAIALSGRPRMLIADEPTSALDATLSKDVMELMVELTEESEVALLLISHDISLCREYTDRLLIMFDGELVEDLSAAGADTARHPYTRGLLNCVPTLDNYKVDRLPTIQQFVRSHKAEDVLLVEGQGNDV; encoded by the coding sequence GTGAACCGCCGGTCGACAAGCCAGAGATCCGACGGCAGAAGGAAAGCTCTGATCGGAGAAACGCCGGTAAGCGGCGGTTTCCACCCGCGCGATGAGCGGACGGGGGAGCCGGAGGGAGAGAGCATTGCTCCGCTTCTGCGCGTCGGTTCATTGACGGTGACGTTCGGATTCGGAGCCCACGCCGCCGTTCGCGGAGTATCCTTCGACGTCAAAGCTGGGGAACGAGTTGCCATCGTCGGAGAGTCGGGCTCCGGAAAGAGCACGGTCTGCAACGCGATCGCCGGATTCCTCCGTGATGACGGAACGTCTATCGATGCTGCCGTCCTCGAGTTCGAAGGAAAGGACCTTCGGGGACGACGCCGCACCCACATCCCTGTCCGGACTCCGGGCATGACGATGGTCTTCCAGGATGCGATGACCTCACTTGATCCCGTGTGGACAATCAGGAATCAGCTGAAATCCGCGATCGTATCAGGTGGCGGTGTCCGGCGCCGGGATTGGCTTCCTGTTGCCGAAGAGGCACTGCGACGCGTCGGACTTACCGACGTCGAACGTATCCTGCGCGCGCGACCGTACGAACTGTCCGGTGGAATGCGACAGCGGGTGATGCTGGCGATCGCGCTTTCCGGGAGGCCTCGGATGCTCATCGCCGACGAACCGACATCGGCGCTGGACGCCACGCTTTCGAAGGACGTGATGGAGCTCATGGTCGAGCTAACGGAGGAGTCCGAGGTCGCCCTTCTGCTGATAAGTCATGACATCAGTCTCTGCCGTGAGTACACGGACCGTCTGCTCATCATGTTCGACGGTGAACTCGTGGAAGATCTCTCGGCGGCCGGCGCCGACACGGCTCGGCACCCGTATACACGGGGGCTCCTGAACTGCGTGCCGACGCTCGACAACTACAAGGTCGACCGGCTGCCGACGATCCAGCAGTTCGTCCGTTCGCACAAGGCAGAGGATGTTCTTCTGGTCGAAGGGCAGGGCAACGATGTCTGA
- a CDS encoding MaoC family dehydratase, which yields MWHDIEVGDELPSSSRTTDLENWNRFAAVNDEFVPIHMDDAAGIAAGYPSAIGMGNLQVAYLHNLIRDWLGAEGEIKSISTRFEAPNLRGQTITARGVVTAINAETDRAVISLDVWTENDDGEVLAPSRAVVVMPSEAHSEGLM from the coding sequence ATGTGGCACGACATCGAGGTCGGAGATGAGTTGCCGTCGAGTTCGCGGACGACGGACCTGGAGAATTGGAACCGGTTCGCGGCGGTCAACGATGAGTTCGTCCCCATACATATGGATGACGCTGCGGGGATCGCCGCGGGCTATCCGTCTGCCATCGGCATGGGTAACCTTCAGGTGGCATACCTGCACAATCTCATAAGGGATTGGCTTGGGGCTGAGGGGGAGATCAAGTCGATCTCGACGCGATTCGAAGCCCCCAACCTCAGAGGACAGACGATCACCGCGCGCGGGGTGGTCACAGCCATCAATGCGGAGACCGATCGGGCGGTCATCTCGCTCGACGTGTGGACCGAGAACGACGACGGCGAAGTACTCGCGCCTTCGCGAGCAGTCGTTGTCATGCCCTCAGAGGCTCATAGCGAAGGCTTGATGTGA
- a CDS encoding FAS1-like dehydratase domain-containing protein: protein MATYISESMRAAVGRVIETSTSFPIDESDVRRWIVATYFPDAPPRHRWHGEGGHIDVPEEFNPFAWVLPAGLPMGSAGRDIDQIEHQLGIEGPGLEHGLNGGMEVHYGTRMRVGETISSTTTLDSYVEKQGRLGLMLLTRTKSEWWNGRDELVKTVYNTTIRY from the coding sequence GTGGCAACTTACATCTCAGAGTCGATGCGGGCGGCGGTAGGCCGAGTAATCGAGACCAGCACGTCGTTCCCCATAGACGAGTCCGACGTGCGGCGCTGGATCGTCGCGACGTACTTTCCCGATGCCCCGCCGCGTCATCGTTGGCACGGGGAGGGCGGGCACATCGACGTGCCCGAGGAGTTCAACCCTTTCGCGTGGGTCTTGCCTGCGGGGCTACCGATGGGTTCCGCAGGCCGCGATATCGATCAGATCGAGCATCAGCTGGGAATCGAAGGCCCGGGTCTCGAGCACGGTCTGAATGGAGGGATGGAAGTGCACTATGGCACTCGGATGCGGGTGGGAGAGACCATTTCGAGCACAACGACCTTGGACTCCTATGTTGAGAAGCAAGGGAGACTCGGCTTGATGCTGCTCACACGCACGAAGTCCGAGTGGTGGAATGGTCGGGACGAGCTCGTCAAGACCGTCTATAACACCACGATCCGGTACTGA
- a CDS encoding 3-hydroxyisobutyryl-CoA hydrolase gives MNPPSEPEIITEQRGHLGLITLNRPGKLNALTHEMVKGITAALNRWADCDAVQTVAITGAGDRGLCAGGNVVSLHHDVTVGDGLTAAAFWRDEYVMNARIAAYPKPFVALQDGIVLGGGMGVSAHGSHRIVTERSKLGFPETTIGYIPDVGAAWLLSRAPGELGTRVALSGETVGAADAIFLGYSDAFIPSHRLSALLAGLETDEPGHLIDEFSEDPGEGLMAAQQEWTDHAFSATRIVDVLQRLHDSGEAEALALAELITSKSPLALAVTLEAVHRAASLRSLDAVLIQDYRVSRRSSGTHDFAEGIRAQLIDKDRKPHWSPAAHEEVTRETVQEFFEPPAEGDLVLPPSFQIGMNLHFIHITEDLDEVSAWYQDVFGGHATWAASPEFPYLEVEARNADLIVIGNTIVEPMAPAKQVDGWADKPVGRFLKKFGSRWQTMSWYVDDVQGVYRRIADSGVRFFMLGGEHGDDGLGDNNCFFTHPKDTFGGLEFASYASENPRRGYAGDPRFLPHFDQSRWATHHPLGIERLAYQTVVVDDLDRAVQFYVEVLGGEVVFESRSDLTGTRNKMIRLGTDSIVEIAEPFDPTSLAGKDLARNGVFFHALTWKVTDLDKAAAHLTSKGVRILDGDDELLIADPATTHGAVHRFTSFDVPGDPRDASRPTT, from the coding sequence ATGAATCCGCCCAGCGAACCAGAGATCATCACCGAACAGCGGGGTCATCTCGGACTGATAACGCTCAACAGACCTGGCAAATTGAACGCACTCACGCACGAGATGGTCAAGGGCATCACAGCAGCGCTGAATCGTTGGGCCGACTGTGACGCTGTGCAGACCGTCGCGATAACGGGCGCGGGAGATCGCGGCTTGTGCGCCGGTGGGAACGTTGTCAGCCTGCATCACGACGTCACTGTCGGCGACGGGTTGACCGCAGCCGCATTCTGGCGGGACGAGTACGTCATGAATGCGAGAATCGCGGCATATCCCAAGCCGTTCGTCGCTCTCCAGGACGGGATCGTGCTGGGAGGCGGAATGGGGGTGTCGGCACACGGCTCGCACAGGATCGTCACCGAACGCTCCAAGCTCGGATTTCCCGAGACGACGATCGGCTATATTCCGGACGTGGGGGCGGCGTGGTTGCTGTCTCGCGCGCCCGGCGAGCTCGGAACCCGCGTCGCACTGTCCGGCGAGACCGTCGGTGCCGCCGATGCGATCTTCCTCGGCTACTCGGACGCATTCATCCCGAGTCATCGCCTCTCTGCCCTGCTCGCCGGTCTCGAGACCGACGAGCCCGGCCACCTGATCGACGAATTCTCGGAGGACCCGGGCGAAGGACTCATGGCCGCGCAACAGGAATGGACGGACCACGCCTTCTCAGCAACGCGCATCGTCGATGTTCTGCAGCGCCTCCACGACTCCGGCGAAGCCGAGGCGCTCGCGTTGGCGGAACTCATCACCTCGAAGTCGCCGCTCGCGCTCGCTGTGACTCTCGAAGCCGTGCACCGCGCTGCAAGCCTACGTTCGCTCGACGCAGTGTTGATCCAGGACTACCGCGTCTCGAGGAGGTCTTCGGGTACCCACGACTTCGCCGAGGGAATCCGCGCCCAGCTCATCGACAAGGATCGTAAGCCACACTGGTCACCCGCCGCACACGAAGAGGTCACTCGGGAAACGGTCCAGGAGTTCTTCGAGCCGCCTGCCGAAGGCGACCTTGTTCTCCCTCCGAGCTTTCAGATCGGCATGAACCTGCATTTCATTCACATCACAGAAGACCTCGATGAAGTGTCGGCCTGGTACCAAGACGTCTTCGGCGGCCACGCGACCTGGGCGGCGAGCCCGGAGTTTCCCTACCTGGAAGTCGAGGCCCGGAACGCTGACCTGATCGTCATCGGGAATACCATTGTCGAGCCTATGGCTCCGGCGAAGCAGGTCGACGGGTGGGCCGACAAGCCGGTGGGTCGGTTCCTCAAGAAGTTCGGCAGCCGTTGGCAGACGATGTCCTGGTATGTGGACGACGTTCAGGGGGTCTACCGTCGTATCGCAGACAGCGGCGTGCGCTTCTTCATGCTTGGCGGAGAGCATGGCGACGATGGCCTCGGCGACAACAACTGCTTCTTCACCCACCCCAAGGACACCTTCGGAGGGCTGGAGTTCGCCTCCTACGCGAGTGAGAATCCACGCCGGGGCTATGCGGGAGATCCGAGATTCCTTCCCCACTTCGATCAATCGCGGTGGGCCACACATCATCCGCTGGGAATCGAACGGCTCGCGTACCAAACCGTCGTCGTCGACGATCTTGATCGTGCCGTCCAGTTCTACGTCGAGGTTCTCGGCGGCGAGGTTGTCTTCGAATCTCGGTCCGACCTCACAGGAACCAGGAACAAGATGATTCGCCTTGGGACCGACAGCATCGTGGAGATCGCGGAACCGTTCGATCCCACGTCGCTTGCGGGCAAGGATCTCGCGCGCAATGGTGTCTTCTTTCACGCGCTCACGTGGAAAGTCACGGACTTGGACAAAGCTGCTGCACACCTGACAAGCAAGGGTGTCCGAATCTTGGATGGCGACGATGAGCTTCTCATCGCAGACCCGGCGACGACCCATGGCGCAGTCCACCGATTCACATCATTCGACGTACCGGGCGATCCCCGAGACGCTTCCCGCCCGACCACGTGA
- a CDS encoding antibiotic biosynthesis monooxygenase, giving the protein MPFVHITALTFPAGAGDEIERRFAARKRAVDQADGFLDFELLRPAFGDERYFVLTRWESREAYEAWSSARVPADREDDRRRGMRVDLMGFDVVPIDEA; this is encoded by the coding sequence ATGCCGTTCGTCCACATCACCGCTCTGACGTTCCCCGCAGGTGCGGGCGATGAGATCGAACGGCGGTTCGCGGCCCGCAAGCGCGCGGTCGACCAGGCCGACGGATTTCTCGACTTCGAGCTGCTGCGCCCCGCGTTCGGTGACGAGCGCTACTTCGTGCTCACTCGGTGGGAGTCCCGCGAGGCGTACGAGGCGTGGTCATCCGCGCGCGTGCCCGCGGACCGCGAGGATGACCGCCGGAGGGGGATGCGGGTCGATCTGATGGGCTTCGACGTCGTTCCGATCGACGAGGCCTGA
- a CDS encoding LCP family protein, with amino-acid sequence MSRSSRRREPIARHGQLRSPGVAGQLLKLIGIAMAVVLVSGVGVVGFVVGGMLGTVSANAVELENQKELPPDITAYEGGFDILLAGVDTCEPEYAHLFGKRCTGKDAGGTLNDVNLLVHVSEAPRRVTVVSFPRDLMIPIPECTDANGDTRSAMSKQQLNVAYEHGGEKGGLNCVAKTISSLVGGEDIEFAAKVTFGGVIEITNAIGGVDVCLANPIKDRFTGLDMAAGDHTIKGMQALQFLRTRHGVGDGSDLGRIGNQQQYMSSLVRKLISGEVLGNVGTMLKLADTGLNNLEASTSLANPMTIAQIALAVKDVPFEDIVFVQYPTVDDPADRNRVVPNQTAATTLWDAIKANKQLQITHENTSNDGVVVKEPAPGASATPDPAETPSEDVVELPSSIRGTSAAVTTCSNGNVRG; translated from the coding sequence GTGAGCAGGTCCAGCAGACGGCGCGAGCCCATCGCACGCCATGGTCAGTTGCGTTCGCCCGGTGTCGCGGGGCAGCTGCTGAAGCTCATCGGCATCGCGATGGCCGTCGTCCTCGTCAGCGGCGTCGGGGTCGTGGGATTCGTCGTGGGCGGGATGCTGGGCACCGTCAGCGCCAACGCCGTCGAGCTCGAGAACCAGAAGGAGCTCCCGCCGGACATCACCGCCTACGAAGGCGGCTTCGACATCCTCCTCGCCGGTGTCGACACCTGCGAGCCGGAGTACGCGCACCTGTTCGGGAAGCGCTGCACGGGGAAGGATGCCGGCGGCACCCTCAACGACGTCAACCTGCTCGTGCACGTCTCCGAAGCGCCTCGCCGGGTGACCGTGGTGAGCTTCCCGCGCGACCTCATGATCCCGATCCCGGAATGCACGGATGCCAATGGCGACACGCGTTCGGCGATGAGCAAGCAGCAGCTGAACGTCGCCTACGAACACGGCGGGGAGAAGGGCGGGTTGAACTGCGTCGCCAAGACCATCTCGTCGCTCGTCGGAGGCGAGGACATCGAGTTCGCCGCGAAGGTGACCTTCGGCGGCGTGATCGAGATCACCAACGCCATCGGCGGTGTGGACGTGTGCCTGGCCAACCCCATCAAGGACCGCTTCACGGGCCTGGACATGGCGGCGGGCGACCACACGATCAAGGGCATGCAGGCTCTCCAGTTCCTGCGCACCCGGCACGGGGTCGGTGACGGCAGTGACCTGGGGCGCATCGGCAACCAGCAGCAGTACATGTCGAGCCTGGTGCGCAAGCTCATCAGCGGCGAGGTGCTCGGCAACGTCGGCACCATGCTCAAGCTCGCCGACACCGGGCTGAACAACCTGGAGGCGTCGACGTCTTTGGCCAACCCGATGACGATCGCCCAGATCGCGCTGGCGGTCAAGGACGTGCCCTTCGAGGACATCGTGTTCGTGCAGTATCCGACCGTCGACGACCCGGCCGACCGGAACCGCGTGGTGCCCAACCAGACCGCCGCCACCACGCTGTGGGACGCCATCAAGGCCAACAAGCAGCTGCAGATCACGCACGAGAACACGTCGAACGACGGTGTCGTGGTGAAGGAGCCGGCACCGGGCGCCTCTGCGACGCCGGATCCCGCGGAGACGCCGTCCGAGGACGTCGTGGAGCTCCCCTCGTCGATCAGGGGCACCTCCGCCGCGGTCACCACGTGCTCGAACGGGAACGTGCGGGGCTGA
- a CDS encoding HAD family hydrolase, with protein sequence MSSRGLVGLDVDGTILLQDETLSPGVADAVAAARDVGFEVMLATGRGWAGTQRFVDALGLTSSFAVCSNGAVIMRRVGEEWTRWHVEVFDPAPVLELLHDRLPEARYMVELESGQRLYTEVLADWTLDDGRRVDFAELVSNPVSRVVVVSPGHDEEDFQRLVATVGLNEVSYAIGWTAWLDIAPRGVDKGTALERVRAELGHDRGDVLVVGDGRNDIGMFEWALAGGGRAVAMGQAPDEVKQVAGEVTDAVEEGGLARALRTLL encoded by the coding sequence GTGAGCTCGCGGGGGCTGGTCGGCCTGGACGTCGACGGCACCATCCTCCTGCAGGACGAGACGCTCAGCCCCGGGGTGGCCGACGCCGTCGCCGCGGCACGCGACGTCGGGTTCGAGGTCATGCTGGCCACCGGCCGCGGCTGGGCTGGAACGCAGCGCTTCGTCGACGCGCTCGGGCTGACCTCCTCGTTCGCGGTCTGCTCCAACGGCGCGGTCATCATGCGCAGGGTCGGGGAGGAGTGGACGCGCTGGCACGTCGAGGTGTTCGACCCCGCACCCGTGCTCGAGCTGCTGCACGACAGACTTCCCGAAGCCCGCTACATGGTGGAACTCGAATCCGGGCAGCGCCTGTACACGGAGGTCCTCGCCGACTGGACGCTCGACGACGGCCGTCGGGTCGACTTCGCCGAGCTCGTGTCCAACCCGGTCTCCCGCGTGGTGGTCGTCTCACCCGGCCACGACGAGGAGGATTTCCAGCGGCTGGTCGCAACCGTCGGTCTCAACGAGGTGTCCTATGCGATCGGCTGGACGGCGTGGCTGGACATCGCCCCGCGGGGAGTGGACAAGGGCACCGCGCTCGAACGCGTGCGCGCCGAGCTCGGTCACGATCGCGGCGATGTCCTCGTCGTGGGCGACGGGCGCAACGACATCGGCATGTTCGAGTGGGCGCTCGCCGGTGGCGGCAGGGCCGTGGCGATGGGGCAGGCTCCGGACGAGGTCAAGCAGGTCGCCGGCGAGGTGACGGACGCCGTCGAGGAGGGCGGACTGGCGCGCGCCCTGCGCACGCTGCTCTGA
- the serS gene encoding serine--tRNA ligase has protein sequence MIDLALLRDEPELVRRSQLARGNAPETVDAAIEADRSRRDALNAFESLRAEQNAFGKTVARAPKEEKAALVAQAKELAERVKAAQQASNEAADAAASALARIENIIIDGVPAGGEEDFVELRRVGEIPTFDPEAYPDGPRDHLEIGELLGAIDMERGVKVSGARFYFLKGIGARLEIALMNLALDKALRNGFTPMIVPTLVRPEIMQGTGFLGEHADEVYHLDKEDLYLVGTSEVPLAGYHKDEILDLTGGAQRYAGWSTCYRSEAGSYGKDTRGIIRVHQFNKLEMFVYTTPEDAEAEHERLVALQEEMLTSLGLSYRVIDVAAGDLGSSAARKFDIEAWVPTQGAFRELTSTSNCTTYQARRLDVRYRPEEGAKTTPVATLNGTLATTRWIVALLETHQQPDGSVVVPEVLRPYLGGIEVIHPLGWSDGADAAQVAE, from the coding sequence ATGATCGATCTCGCCCTCCTCCGCGACGAGCCCGAGCTCGTCCGTCGTTCACAGCTCGCGCGCGGGAACGCGCCTGAGACCGTCGACGCCGCGATCGAGGCCGACCGATCTCGCCGTGACGCGCTGAACGCCTTCGAGTCGCTGCGCGCCGAGCAGAACGCCTTCGGCAAGACCGTCGCCAGGGCACCGAAGGAGGAGAAGGCCGCGCTCGTCGCGCAGGCCAAGGAGCTCGCCGAGCGGGTCAAGGCCGCGCAGCAGGCGTCGAACGAGGCGGCGGATGCCGCGGCATCCGCTCTCGCAAGGATCGAGAACATCATCATCGACGGCGTTCCCGCCGGCGGCGAGGAGGATTTCGTCGAGCTGCGTCGGGTCGGCGAGATCCCGACGTTCGACCCGGAGGCGTATCCGGACGGCCCGCGCGACCACCTCGAGATCGGCGAGCTGCTGGGCGCCATCGACATGGAGCGCGGCGTGAAGGTCTCCGGGGCCCGCTTCTACTTCCTCAAGGGCATCGGCGCGCGCCTGGAGATCGCGCTCATGAACCTCGCGCTCGACAAGGCGCTGCGCAACGGCTTCACACCGATGATCGTCCCGACGCTGGTGCGTCCGGAGATCATGCAGGGCACCGGATTCCTCGGCGAGCACGCCGACGAGGTGTATCACCTCGACAAGGAGGACCTGTACCTGGTCGGCACCAGCGAGGTGCCGCTCGCCGGCTACCACAAGGACGAGATCCTCGACCTGACCGGCGGTGCGCAGCGCTACGCGGGCTGGTCCACCTGCTACCGCAGCGAGGCGGGGTCCTACGGCAAGGACACCCGCGGCATCATCCGCGTGCACCAGTTCAACAAGCTGGAGATGTTCGTCTACACGACCCCCGAGGATGCGGAGGCCGAGCACGAGCGGCTCGTCGCCCTGCAGGAGGAGATGCTGACCTCGCTCGGTCTGTCGTACCGGGTGATCGACGTGGCAGCCGGGGATCTCGGTTCCAGCGCCGCGCGCAAATTCGACATCGAGGCCTGGGTGCCCACACAGGGCGCCTTCCGGGAGCTGACCTCCACCTCCAACTGCACGACCTACCAGGCCCGCCGCCTGGATGTGCGCTACCGGCCGGAGGAGGGCGCGAAGACGACCCCGGTCGCCACGCTCAACGGCACGCTGGCGACCACCCGCTGGATCGTCGCGCTGCTGGAGACCCATCAGCAGCCGGACGGCTCCGTCGTGGTGCCGGAGGTGCTGCGCCCGTACCTGGGCGGCATCGAGGTGATCCATCCGCTGGGGTGGTCCGACGGCGCCGACGCGGCGCAGGTCGCGGAGTGA
- a CDS encoding diacylglycerol/lipid kinase family protein, giving the protein MSASGDQRSHAALVLNPVKVDAERLRSVLRELSTVHGWEPPRFYETSVEDPGQRVTRTALDEGATAVLAAGGDGTVRAVSEAMAGTDVPFAVVPGGTGNLFARNLGLPLLDPEKVMDAVFTGFTYPVDIGWARLAREDGSETEHGFVVLAGMGLDADMIANTRPDLKKTVGWVAYLDGAARSLPGAKPFRVVYQLDDGRLHAAKVHSMLFANCGALPGGIALMPDASLDDGTMDIAVIQPSGPLGWLGIWRKVWWDNSVLRRSRAGRRVLERRGRNSSIRYLRGRTADAAMVAPTSIELDGDELGTAVRMSCRIEQGGLRIVLPEGHDVSRF; this is encoded by the coding sequence ATGTCGGCATCCGGTGATCAGCGCAGCCACGCGGCGCTCGTGCTCAATCCGGTGAAAGTCGACGCGGAACGGCTGCGCTCCGTGCTGCGCGAGCTGTCGACCGTCCACGGCTGGGAGCCGCCGCGCTTCTACGAGACCAGCGTCGAAGATCCCGGCCAGCGGGTCACGCGCACAGCTCTCGACGAGGGGGCGACGGCAGTGCTCGCCGCCGGCGGTGACGGGACGGTGCGCGCGGTCTCCGAGGCGATGGCGGGTACCGACGTCCCCTTCGCCGTGGTCCCCGGCGGCACCGGGAACCTCTTCGCCCGCAACCTCGGACTGCCGCTGCTGGATCCGGAGAAGGTGATGGATGCCGTCTTCACCGGCTTCACGTACCCCGTGGACATCGGCTGGGCACGGCTGGCCAGGGAGGACGGGTCGGAGACCGAGCACGGGTTCGTCGTGCTCGCGGGCATGGGCCTGGATGCCGACATGATCGCCAACACCCGTCCGGATCTGAAGAAGACCGTCGGGTGGGTGGCCTATCTGGACGGTGCGGCGCGTTCCCTGCCGGGCGCGAAGCCGTTCCGGGTCGTGTACCAGCTGGACGACGGCCGACTGCACGCGGCGAAGGTGCACAGCATGCTGTTCGCGAACTGCGGGGCGCTGCCGGGGGGCATCGCCCTCATGCCGGATGCGTCGCTGGACGACGGAACGATGGACATCGCCGTCATCCAGCCCAGCGGCCCGCTGGGCTGGCTGGGGATCTGGCGGAAGGTGTGGTGGGACAACTCGGTGCTGCGACGGTCACGGGCAGGTCGCCGGGTGCTGGAGCGCCGCGGACGGAACTCCTCGATCCGCTACCTGCGCGGGCGCACGGCGGATGCCGCGATGGTCGCGCCCACCTCGATCGAGCTCGACGGCGACGAGCTCGGCACGGCCGTGCGGATGTCCTGCCGCATCGAGCAGGGCGGGCTGCGGATCGTCCTGCCGGAGGGCCACGACGTCTCGCGCTTCTGA
- the cls gene encoding cardiolipin synthase, producing MASWPWWAALGYLILDISVRVVAIIVVPRNRRPTSAMAWLLAIFLIPVIGVLLFLLIGNPKLPRARRRKQEQINEYITEAASHLNFGSLRPNAPDWFPPLVAMNQRLGALPLSGGNEAHLISDYQQSLDEMAEAMRQAQDYIHVEFYILQSDASTDNFFRAMEEAAARGVPVRVLLDYWANRWKPRYRQTLRRLDEMGADWHLMLPVQPLRGRIQRPDLRNHRKLLVVDGAIGFVGSQNVTDSSYNLPKNIRRGLHWIDLMVRVHGPVVSSLNAVFLSDYYAETDRIPDAGDLTRIERGRGELGCQIVPSGPGFEVENNLRLFLALLYAARERIMIVSPYFVPDEALLLAVTAAVDRGVQVELFVSEQGDQAVVYHAQRSYYEALLRAGIRIWMYPKPYILHTKSLTIDDQVAVIGSSNMDMRSFGLNMEVSMLVRGEEFVDEMRVVEDEYRALSRELTLEEWMKQPLRSTVLDNLARLTSALQ from the coding sequence ATCGCATCATGGCCGTGGTGGGCGGCGCTGGGCTATCTCATCCTCGACATCAGCGTGCGCGTCGTGGCGATCATCGTCGTCCCCCGCAACCGCCGCCCCACCTCGGCGATGGCCTGGCTGCTCGCCATCTTCCTGATCCCCGTGATCGGGGTGCTGCTGTTCCTGCTGATCGGCAACCCCAAACTGCCGCGCGCCCGACGGCGCAAGCAGGAGCAGATCAACGAGTACATCACCGAGGCGGCCAGCCACCTGAACTTCGGCTCGCTGCGCCCGAACGCCCCGGACTGGTTCCCCCCGCTGGTGGCGATGAACCAGCGCCTGGGCGCCCTCCCGCTCTCCGGCGGCAATGAGGCGCATCTCATCAGCGACTACCAGCAGTCGCTGGACGAGATGGCCGAGGCCATGCGCCAGGCGCAGGACTACATCCACGTCGAGTTCTACATCCTGCAGAGCGACGCCTCGACGGACAACTTCTTCCGGGCGATGGAGGAGGCCGCCGCCCGGGGCGTGCCGGTGCGCGTGCTGCTGGATTACTGGGCCAATCGCTGGAAACCGCGCTACCGCCAGACGCTGCGGCGCCTCGACGAGATGGGCGCCGACTGGCACCTCATGCTCCCCGTCCAGCCCCTGCGCGGCCGGATCCAGCGCCCCGACCTGCGCAATCACCGCAAGCTGCTGGTGGTGGATGGCGCGATCGGATTCGTCGGGTCGCAGAACGTCACCGATTCGTCGTACAACCTGCCCAAGAACATCCGACGGGGGCTGCACTGGATCGACCTCATGGTGCGCGTGCACGGCCCGGTGGTGTCGAGCCTGAACGCCGTGTTCCTCAGCGATTACTACGCCGAGACCGACCGCATCCCGGATGCCGGGGATCTCACCCGCATCGAACGGGGCCGTGGCGAGCTGGGGTGTCAGATCGTGCCCTCCGGGCCCGGTTTCGAGGTGGAGAACAATCTGAGGCTGTTCCTCGCGCTGCTGTACGCGGCGCGGGAGCGGATCATGATCGTCAGCCCCTACTTCGTCCCCGATGAGGCGCTGCTGCTGGCGGTCACCGCCGCCGTCGACCGCGGGGTGCAGGTGGAGCTGTTCGTCTCGGAGCAGGGGGACCAGGCCGTCGTCTACCACGCGCAGCGCAGCTATTACGAGGCGCTGCTGCGCGCCGGCATCCGGATCTGGATGTACCCCAAGCCGTACATCCTGCACACCAAGAGCCTCACGATCGACGACCAGGTCGCCGTCATCGGGTCGAGCAACATGGACATGCGCTCGTTCGGTCTGAACATGGAGGTGTCCATGCTCGTGCGCGGTGAGGAGTTCGTCGACGAGATGCGCGTCGTGGAGGACGAGTACCGCGCCCTCAGCCGCGAGCTGACGCTCGAGGAATGGATGAAGCAGCCGTTGCGCTCCACGGTGCTCGACAACCTCGCCCGGCTCACCTCCGCCCTGCAGTAG